In the genome of Vibrio ziniensis, the window TCTAAGAACTCAGTTCACTGCCAATATCCTGCAAAATCACTACGCTTGATTTACACATATACTTAAACTGCTGGAATATCAGATGGCGGCAAGTAAGTGAATCCCTATGAGCATAGATTTACTATGTGATTAGGGTGAGCGAACATAGCCAGCACAGCTACAACTTCAAAGCGAAAAATCATAGAGCTATTCATTGATCTTTTGGATCCTCCTCTCCTTCTTATTAATGATCGGCTTTGCTCGAATGGGAGAATCAATATCTCTTATACAATCCTAAATAAAAATATGACCAGATTAAGTATCGGTGTAACAGCGAATGGACATCGAACATAAACACGCATCAATTCATCCATGAAGCTCCGCTGAGCCATCTCTGACCCGAAGGGTTTGCTTATCAATGGCCATTCACTGATCTGTTAATTTTCCAGATTGGAATTAGTCAATTGAGTAAGTGATAAATAAAATTCATTTCCGTTTCGAAGCAATATTCGCTTATAGTAAAAATCATCTTATAAAAAGCTGTTTTAAATTCAGTGCTATATCTAGAACCTAGTTAACAGCAACAATTTTGAAACGGCAGAATCTAGAGTTAGACAAGGAAGTGCTATGCAATATACCAAACTGCCACACTCAACCTTAGAAGTGAGTAAACTCTGTTTAGGAACCATGACGTTTGGCGAACAAAACACTCAAGCCGAAGCGTTTAGCCAGCTCGATTATGCTCTCGAACGTGGTATTAATTTCATTGATACTGCTGAAATGTACCCAGTACCAGCGTCATTGGAAACACAAGGCAAAACAGAAGAGTACATTGGTAACTGGATAGAAAAATCAGGCAAACGTGAAAAAGTCGTTCTTGCTACCAAAGTTTCGGGACCAAATAGAAATACACCGATTCGCGAACATATGGCGCTTGACCATCGAAACATACATCAAGCCATCAACGATAGTCTTTCTCGCCTAAAAACCGACTACATCGATTTATACCAACTGCACTGGCCTCAACGTCAGACCAATACTTTTGGCCAACTGAACTACCCATATCCAGACAGTCAAGAAGAAGTAACTTTAATTGAAAGTCTAGAGGCATTGAATGACTTAGTACGCATGGGGAAAGTTCGTTATATCGGCGTATCAAACGAAACTCCATGGGGGCTGATGACCTACCTACGTTTAGCAGAAAAACACGATTTACCTCGCATGGTTACTATCCAAAATCCA includes:
- a CDS encoding NADP(H)-dependent aldo-keto reductase — protein: MQYTKLPHSTLEVSKLCLGTMTFGEQNTQAEAFSQLDYALERGINFIDTAEMYPVPASLETQGKTEEYIGNWIEKSGKREKVVLATKVSGPNRNTPIREHMALDHRNIHQAINDSLSRLKTDYIDLYQLHWPQRQTNTFGQLNYPYPDSQEEVTLIESLEALNDLVRMGKVRYIGVSNETPWGLMTYLRLAEKHDLPRMVTIQNPYSLLNRAFEVGLSEISHFEGVKLLAYSPLAFGALSGKYLNGARPDGARCSLFERFQRYFTPQGLKATEAYVNLAREFGLDPAQMALAFVNQRPFVASTILGATNLEQLKTNIDSLDVELSEELLLKIQEIGTTYSNPCP